The Chryseobacterium oranimense genome contains the following window.
TCCGTCTGAACAATAATACATACAAAATTCTTGGCCTTGAGCTCAGAAAGGTTAAAAGCATCCGTTCTTTAAGCTTTATTCAGGGGACGATGGTGAATTTCCTTCAACAGCTGATCACGCTGACTCTTTTGTATCTCATTTTTAAAAATATTGTTACTCCGGGACAATATCTGTCTCTGATGTTTTACGGGTTCTTTATTTTCGGGCCGATGCAGGAGATCGGGAACATCATTATTTCTTACCGTGAAGCCGAAGCTTCTTTGCAGAATTTTGACCTTTTAATGAAAAAAGATGTGGAAGAAAAGCCGTCTCATCCAAAACAGATCGGAGCGATTGAGGAACTGGAATTCAAGCATGTTTCTTTCAAGCATCAGTCTGCTCAGTATAAAGCTTTAAATAATATCTCTTTTGATGTTAAAAATGGGGAAACCATTGCTTTCGTAGGGCCGAGCGGTTCCGGGAAAAGTACCCTGGTAAAATTACTGGTTGGGCTTTACAGGCCTCAGGAAGGGAATATTTTTTATAATACCATTAATGGAAAAGAGTTTGATTTTGACGAACTGAGAAATCAGATTGGTTTTGTAACACAGGATACGCAACTTTTTGCAGGAACGATCAAAGAAAACCTTCTTTTCGTGAATCCAAATGCTACGGAATCTGAGCTGGCGGTAGCTTTAGAGAAATCGAGCTGTACCGCCTTGCTGGAAAGGGCAGAAAAAGGCATCGAAACGGTTATTGGTGAAGGCGGTCTGAAGCTGAGTGGTGGGGAAAAACAAAGAATTGCCATTGCAAGAGCACTTTTAAGAAGACCACATTTACTTATTTTTGATGAAGCTACTTCTGCTTTGGACAGTATTACCGAAGAAGAAATTACTTCCACTATAAAGAGTATTTCGAAGGAAAGGGAACAAATTACAGTTCTTATCGCACACCGTCTCAGTACGATCATGCATGCAGACCGGATTTATGTGCTTGAACGCGGACAAGTAATAGAAATGGGATCTCATGATAATCTAATTGCTGAAAAAGGGTTATATTATGCCATGTGGAGGCAACAGATCGGGGAAAGAAAAATGCTTAACCCTCAAGCATAAAAATAAAGCGCTGAATGAATTCAGCGCTTTTTTATTGTAGATGTTACTGTTAAAATCTATTTTTTTAAACCATTAAGAAGTATTTAAGGAGTAAAGTATAGTTAAGATGAATCATTCTGATTTTTTAAGCTTTGTGCTTAATGTCCTTAACTACTTATTATATCTTAATGGTTCAAAAATAAAGTTTAAAACAGAGTTATTGTCAAATTATTCTTTGCTTCTGACTGTTCTCTGCTCAATCCTTTTTTCAAATTTTTCACCCTGGAAGATTCTCTGGATCATAATTCCCGGAATATGAACCTGGTTAGGATCTAATTCTCCCGGTGCCACCAGCTCTTCTACCTCGGCAATAGTAATTTTTGCCGCTCCCGCCATCGGATGGTTAAAATTTCTTGCCGAACCTTTAAAAATAAGGTTTCCGGCATGGTCTCCTTTCCATGCTTTTACGATTGAAAAATCTGCTTTGTAGGCATGTTCCAGAATGTGAGGCTTTCCGTCGAAATCTTTTACTTCTTTACCTTCTGCAATCTCAGTTCCATATCCGGCAGGAGTATAGAAAGCAGGAATTCCAGCCTGTGCTGCCCTGCATTTTTCTGCAAGAGTTCCTTGTGGGGTAAGCTCGACATCTAATTCCCCGGAAAGCATCTGTCTTTCGAATTCTGCGTTTTCTCCCACATAGGAAGAGATCATTTTTTTGATCTGTCTTTTATGAAGGAGCAATCCAAGTCCGAAATCATCGACACCTGCATTGTTGGAAATACACGTTAAATCTTTTACATCGCTTTCTACCAAAGCATTAATGGAATTTTCAGGGATACCGCAAAGGCCAAATCCGCCCAGCATTAAAGTCATTCCGTCCTGAATACCTTCTATGGCTTCCTTTGCATTTTTTACTCTTTTATCTATCATGAAATATTAGATTTTTCTGTCCGTTAAATTTAATAAATTTTCTCATATATCCGGTAATAAGGATTTCCCGGTTGAATCTTCTATTTTCATGCTTTACGGAAGTAATCCTCCGGGAGAATAAGTGAACAAAAAATAGATCACCAGAAATATCTTCAAAAGTTAATATTCCATTCGTTAATATCTCTGTTCTTCTGTTCATAAATGAAGTTTTTTATCCGTAAAAAGATCAAAAAACTAAACTAAAGTGTAAAGCTTATTTAAAATCATTTACTTTTTTTTGCATTTAAAACTTAAACTACTATGAATGAATATTTTTGCTCAAAATGTCAACAAAATTTAAAACCTAAAAGAATAGACGGACATTACATTCTTCATGAAATTGAACATGTTTTACATTTTGAAAGAGGTATTTTATATACCATAAGAGAGTTGTTAATCAGACCTGGAGAAAATATCAGGCATTTTATCAGTGAAAACAGAAGCAGGCTTGTAAAACCTGTGATATTTATTATTGTCACCTCATTAATTTATACACTGATCAATCATTTTTTTCACATTGAAGCAAGATATATAAAAATTGACGGGGCAAAAGATCAGCAGTTGAATGCTATTAATAGTTGGGTTCAAAGTCATTATGGGTATTCCAATATTATAATGGGAGCGTTTATTGCTTTTTGGTTAAAAATAT
Protein-coding sequences here:
- a CDS encoding CoA transferase subunit A; this translates as MIDKRVKNAKEAIEGIQDGMTLMLGGFGLCGIPENSINALVESDVKDLTCISNNAGVDDFGLGLLLHKRQIKKMISSYVGENAEFERQMLSGELDVELTPQGTLAEKCRAAQAGIPAFYTPAGYGTEIAEGKEVKDFDGKPHILEHAYKADFSIVKAWKGDHAGNLIFKGSARNFNHPMAGAAKITIAEVEELVAPGELDPNQVHIPGIMIQRIFQGEKFEKRIEQRTVRSKE
- a CDS encoding ABC transporter ATP-binding protein — protein: MKILLRYLKPYKWLIAISLLLAAINQVFSLFAPAITGNILDQLVTHPNFFDKEKLLPRNLNEYLYGSEAYHGAFYFLGLLIGTAMVSRIAKAFQDYAVSVITQKFGAKIFTDGLKHSMALPYQEFEDQRSGETLSILTKVREDSVKFINNFINIFFGILVSIIFVSVYAIRLHWSIMPVYICGIFLIAFVTNLLSKRIKSIQKNIVSETTALAGSTTESLRNIEIVKSLGLTNQEVIRLNNNTYKILGLELRKVKSIRSLSFIQGTMVNFLQQLITLTLLYLIFKNIVTPGQYLSLMFYGFFIFGPMQEIGNIIISYREAEASLQNFDLLMKKDVEEKPSHPKQIGAIEELEFKHVSFKHQSAQYKALNNISFDVKNGETIAFVGPSGSGKSTLVKLLVGLYRPQEGNIFYNTINGKEFDFDELRNQIGFVTQDTQLFAGTIKENLLFVNPNATESELAVALEKSSCTALLERAEKGIETVIGEGGLKLSGGEKQRIAIARALLRRPHLLIFDEATSALDSITEEEITSTIKSISKEREQITVLIAHRLSTIMHADRIYVLERGQVIEMGSHDNLIAEKGLYYAMWRQQIGERKMLNPQA
- a CDS encoding DUF3667 domain-containing protein, whose translation is MNEYFCSKCQQNLKPKRIDGHYILHEIEHVLHFERGILYTIRELLIRPGENIRHFISENRSRLVKPVIFIIVTSLIYTLINHFFHIEARYIKIDGAKDQQLNAINSWVQSHYGYSNIIMGAFIAFWLKIFFKKYDYNFFEILILLCFILGMEMLMFSFFAILEGLTKFYMMQIAAAIVFAYFTWAVAQFFDKTRVSSYFKAFASYILGMITFGISIMILGALMNLIVQH